The Bacillota bacterium region GGGGGCGCACCGGTGGCGGCCGGGCGTACCATCGAGGGGGACGGGGTTGCCGAGGCGCAGGGCCTGCCAAGGCCGGCGACGGGGGGGAGAGGGCGATGCCGGAGGCCTCCCGCAACCCGGGCGGGGTGCCCGGACGAGTCGAAAGCTGGAACCCGACGCTTTCCAACCAGCTCCGCCTGGCCCTCTACGCCTTCAGCCTCGGGTACGAAGAGGCGGCGCTCCTGACCCTGGTGCTGCCGCTGGTGCTCAGCCAGATGGCGCCGCCGGCCCCGGCGGCCGACCTGGTGCGGATGGCCATGATGGCGGCGGTACTCCGCCTCCTGGGGCTCCCGTTGGCCGGCCTCTACTCGGACGCGGTGCGGGTGCGCGGCGGCTCGCGCAAGCCGCTCCTTCTGGCCGGGGCCGCCGCCGACGCCGCCGGTCTCGTCCTGCTCCTGCAGGCCGCCGACCTGGGCCGCTTCGCCGCCGGCTTCTGGCTGGCGGCGCTGGGCGAGGGCGCCAGCCTGGCCGCCTATCAGGCGCTCTGGCCGGAGCGCGTGCCGGCGGGCGTGCGCGGCGCCGCCGCCGGTTACGCCGGGGCTGCGAGCCTGCTGGGCGCCGCCTCGGGGCTGGCCGCGGTCGCCCTGCTGGGCCAGCGTGGCGCGCTGGAGTGGATGCTGCTCCTGGTCCTTCTGGGCGCGCTGGTCACCTGGGGCGGGGTGCAGGAGGGCGGCTGCGCCGCCGCCCCGCGCGCCGACGAGGAGAGGGCGGCGGGCCTCCGTCACGACTTCCAGGTGATGTGGCTGGCGCGCTTCCTGGTCCTGCTGGGCGTCGACCTGCTCATGTTCTTCACCTTCGACTACTTCCGCCGGGTCCTGGGCCTGGCCGACCCGGCCGCCGCCACCGCCTCGACGGCGGTGCCGGCCGTCCTGGCGGCAGCCGCCGCCAGCCTCCTGTTCGGCTCCTGGTCGGACCGGGGCGAGCGCAAGCGGCTGCTGGCGCTGGCCGGACTGCCCATGGCGCTGGCGGCGGCGGCGCTGGCGCTGGCCCCGGCCGCGCGCTGGCTGCCGCTCCTGGCGCTGGCCTTCGGGGTCGGGCTGGGCGCCTTCCTGGCGGTGGACTGGGCGCTGGGGGTGGAGACGCTGCCCGACGGGCTCCACCTGGCGCGCGACCTGGGCCTGCGCGGCCTGGCCGCGGGGCTGCCGCTGCTGCTGGCGCCCGGCCTGGGCGGGACGCTCCTGGCCCTGGGCGGCGGCGAGGCGGCCCGAGGCTACCGCCTCCTCTTTCTGGGCAGCGGCCTGGCGCTGGCCGCCGGCTCGCTGGTCGCCCTCCGGGTGGGCGCGCGCCCGCTCAGCCCGCTGCGCTGGCTGCCCGTCCGGCTGCTGGCGGCGGTGGTGGTGCCCGTCTACTTGGCGCTTACCTGCCGGGTGGTGGTGGAGGGCCGCCTGCCGAGGAGGCGGGGGGCCACGCTGGTGGTGGTCAACCACCAGCACGACCTGGACAGCCTGGTGGTGGCGGGCCACCTGATGCGCTCGGGGCCCTTCCGCGACCCGGTCTTCAGCGCCGGCTCCCAGAGGATGTTCGAGCCCGGCTTCCTGGCCGGGCGGGCGCCGCGCTGGCTGGAGCCGTTCCTGCGCCGCGCCGACTGGAGCGGCCTCTTCCGGGCGCTGGGCATCCGGCCCGTCGAGAACCAGCCGCTCAGCCGGCCTCTGCGCAGCCTGGCGCTGGAGGTGATGCGCCGGCACGGCCCGCTGCCCCTGGGCGAGGTGCTGCGCCCGGAGGCGCTGGGGCGGCTGGCGCAGGCGGCCGGGCTGCCGCCCGCCGAGCTGCGCGGGCTGCCGCTGGGGAGGCTCTGGGAGGCGCGTCTCTTCCACGCCTCCGGGATGGAGCTCTCCGCGGCGGCGCTGGCCGAACCCTTCCGCAGCGAGGTGCGGCGGGCCACCCGCGCCCGGATCGAGCGCCAGCTGGCCGACCTGGAGCACCTCCTGCGGCGCGGCGCCACCTTCTACCTGACGCCCGAAGGACGCTTCAGCGAGGACGGCCGGCTGGGGAGGATGCGCGCATCGCTGGAGCGCCTGTTGCCGTTGGCCGAAAGCGTCTGGGTGGCGGCGGTCAGCTACGAGCCGTATGCGGGGCGGCGGCTGGGCGTCTTCGTCCGCCTGCGCCGCCTGGAGCCCGGCGAGAGACCGGAACGGGCGCTGGCGGCCGCCCGGCCGGTGACCATGACGCAGCTTCTGGCCACCTGGCTTCTGGAGCGGGACCGGCGGGGCGCGGGCGACGGGGTGGGAGCCGGGCAGGGCGAGCCGGCCGCCTTCAGCGAGGCGGAGGCGCTGGCCGGCGTGGCCGCCTGCCTGGAGGCGCTGCCCGAGGGGCTGCTCCTGGCACCGCCGCTCCGCCGCGGGCTCGGCCGGCCGCTGCGGGCGGCGCTGGCCGCCATGGTCCGGCGGGGGGCGCTACGCAGGCGGGGGGCGTGCTATCTGCCCGGTCCGGTCCGCCGCCATCCGCGCTTCCTGCACGTGGAGGACATGCTCGCCTACCAGGCGGGCCAGCTGGCCGAGAGCGTCGCCGCCTGCGCCGGCCCCCGGGGCGGCCGCCTCGCCGGCTCGGGCCTGGCGGGCCTTCCCGATCCGTCGGGCCGCGGCGGCTGAGGGCCGGAGAGGGAAGGCGGCACCGTGCGAGCGGCGCCGCCTACCACCCCGGCCCCCCGCCGGCGCCCTTACTCGCGCGCCGCCGGCGTCGCCGGCGCCAGCTCCACGCCGGCGGCCTCGCGCCGGGCGGCCGGCTGGCGCAGGTAGACGTACCAGTAGGCCGCCGCCACGAAGAGCCAGGCGCCCACCAGGTTGCCCAGAAAGGCCGCCGCCAGCTCGCGGAAGGCCTGGGCCCAGCCGAAGGGCGCCCCGACGAAGAGCGCCGCCGGCACGAAGAACATGTTGGCCACCACGTGCTGGAAGCCGATGCCGACGAAGGCCATGATGGGGAACCAGATGCCCAGGATCTTGCTGACCACGTCCTCCGAGCCCAGCGCCAGCCAGACGGCCAGCGCCACCAGCCAGTTGCAGCCGATCCCCGAGGCGACGGTGGCCAGGAAGCCCAGCTTCACCTTGGCCACCCCCAGCGCGACGACGGCCGAGCGGTAGGGCTCGGCGGTCAGCAGGCCGGCGGTGACGCCGAAGACGTAGGCGACGAAGAGCGAGCCCAGGAAGTTCCCCACCAGCGCCCAGAACCAGTTGCGCATCACGCCGCCCCAGCCGGTGCGCCCCGCGTGGGCGGCGATGGGCAGGACGGCCATGTTCCCCGTCAGGAGCTCCGCCCCGGCGACGACCACCAGCACCAGGCCGACTGGGAAGACGGCGGCCCCCAGGAAGCTGGCGAAGCTCCCCCAGATCTGCCTGGGCAGGCCCGCGGTCACGCGCACGTCCAGAAGGCCTCCCAGCGCGATGAAGGCGCCCGCCAGGAAGCCCAGCACCAGGAGCTGCCCGGTGGAGAGACGCGCCTTGGCCGCGCCCGCCTCCACGGCGGCGCGCGCGATCTCCGCCGGCGCCTTGAAGCCGCTCATCCCGCCCACCTCTCCTTTCCGCAGGTCAGGTCCCCGGAGGCGGTGGGCACCGCCCCCTCGCCAGCCTCCTCCAGCCAGAGCCGCCCGGGATGGGTGTAGACGTTGAGCCGGTCGCCGCGCGAGAAGCCGACCAGGGTGATGCCGAGGACCTCGGCGGTCTCCAGCGCCAGGCTCGATGGCGCGGAGACCGAGGCGACCAGGGGGATGCCCGCCGCGGCCGCCTTCTGCACGATCTCGAAGCCGGCACGGCCCGAGACCTGGAGGACCGCCGGCCGCTCCTCCCGCCAG contains the following coding sequences:
- a CDS encoding formate/nitrite transporter family protein yields the protein MSGFKAPAEIARAAVEAGAAKARLSTGQLLVLGFLAGAFIALGGLLDVRVTAGLPRQIWGSFASFLGAAVFPVGLVLVVVAGAELLTGNMAVLPIAAHAGRTGWGGVMRNWFWALVGNFLGSLFVAYVFGVTAGLLTAEPYRSAVVALGVAKVKLGFLATVASGIGCNWLVALAVWLALGSEDVVSKILGIWFPIMAFVGIGFQHVVANMFFVPAALFVGAPFGWAQAFRELAAAFLGNLVGAWLFVAAAYWYVYLRQPAARREAAGVELAPATPAARE